Within Pseudomonas alloputida, the genomic segment CGGGTGCGCATGGAGTCGGTGACTGGGCGCTGCCTGTCGAGCGCCACAAGGTCACGGCTGCCAGGCACTGCGATGTAGGCTTGCGGCTCGACCTCGTTGACGGTTTCCTTGATGATGAAAGCGTCGTGCTCCAGGTCATAGACCACGCGTGCATTGTAGGTTTCGATGCTGCATTCCAGGTCGTCCAGTTCGCCATCGTAGTGTGGCAAGCGTATCACCGCGCCGGCAACAGCCGGGTCGCCTTCGTCAAGCGGTGTAATCGGCTCGTGGTGGTGGAAGTACTCCGCGCCTTCTGGCTCGGGAAGCCGTGGTGGACTGGTCGGGCTTAGCGGATAGCCGAGCTGCCCGTTGACCTCGCGCGGCATGACAAAACCGTCGCTTTTGAACTCGAACAGGGCCTTGATGCCTGCTGTGCCCTCCGTTGCCAGCGGTACGGCGTTGAACAGCCCCCAGGCGATGTCGCCCACCCCCTCCTGTTTGGCTTTCAGGCTGTGGCCGTTGATCACCTGATCCAGGCCCAGGCCCAACTGGGCAATGCCACCGAGCGCCAGCAGTGGCGCCAGCCCCGGCACCACCAGGCACAGTGGCGCTAGCAGGTTGAGCGTATTGGTGAGGTAGCCTCGCCATTTGGCTTTGGTAACCTGGCTGTCGGTGGTGATGACAAAATCGGCATCGTCATAGCTGCGCTGGCGCTGGCGCTCGGTCAGGGCTGCGAACATATCCCCGGTCAGTTTGGGGTTGTATTTGCCAGGTTTGTAGTTCACGTAGGTTCTGGGGGGCCAGACGCCATCATCGTTGAAATAACCGTGTTCAGGCGGCAGCCGGTGCCGGTCCGGATAGTCGCCAAGGCCCTCGAGCGCGGTGTCCAGGCCACTGAAATCCAGGCCCTGGGGACGGTCGGCGAGCCTGAAGTGTTGCTTTAGCGCTTCGCGTCGGGCGGGGTCCTTGCACTGATCGCCCACCCAGTCCTTGAGCAGGTTCTCGCTGGCGAATTCGAGCAAGGGCGAGCTGTTACCTGGCATGTACAGCAGGGTCAGATCGCTGTGGGGGGCGTTGATGTACAGCAGGTCGGTGGCCGCATAGCCATAGATGCTCAGCGTGCTGACCCGTATCTTGAAGCGCTGCGGCATCATGCCGGCGGCTTGCCATGCCAGTTCCCTGGCAGCATTGCTCAGGCGCCCCTGGCTGACCTGGGCGTTGCAGGCGGCGATGAAATTGAGCTTGCTGGCCAGGCGGTGAGTGTCCTGATGCTCCTGCCAGTAAGCGTCGAGCATGGCTTTGAACGGCTGGTGAAAGTCCAGCGCTTCGATGAACCGCTGGAAGGCTTCAGCCGGAACCTGAATGTGGGTCGAGGCATCGTAACGTGCGGGGGACGATCGCTGGAACAGGCCGTTATACACCTCGAAGGCGGCGCCCTGATGGCCAAAGCCCAGCGTTGGCAGGCGATCGACCAGCTTCAACGGCCCTTGGGGGAAGGTGCCTGCCCAAGGGTTGGCGAACAGTGCGCCGATGAGGTTGTTATCGGACTCCCCTTGCCAGTTGCCCAGCAGCGCCTGGGTCATGCTCTGGGTCTGCTGGACCGCTGCCACATACCCTTGGTCATCCGGCCGGTAGTGCAGGGTGACCACATCGACGCGATCGGGGTCGATATGCACACCTTGCCCGGCAAGCCACTGCCGGATCAAGCGATGGGCTTCGCGGTCCGGGCGAGGGATGTTGGCCAGATGGTCTACTACGAACTGCACGCCTTTGGCGTTGATTCTGCTGTCGATCATGACGGTACACCTTGTACGTGGGAGGCCGACAAGGTTGGGCGCATGGAGGCGGAGGGGGTGGTAGATAGTTACTGGCCAGTGCCGGGCAGCGGGGGCAATGGTGGGGTGATATCGCGCTCTGCCGGGCCCGGATCATCGAAGCCGGCGGGTACCTTGCCGCGCAGGTGCCAGGCGAAGGCGATGATCTCGGCAATGGTCAGGTACAGCGCCTCGGGTATTTGCTCGCCCAGCTCCAGCCGCGCCAGCAGCCGCACCAGCTCGGCGTTTTCGTAGATCGGCACTTCGTGTTCGCGGGCGAGCGCAAGGATGGCCTCGGCCAGGTCCTCGTCGCCCTTGGCGGTGAGGGTCGGTGCCTGATGGCCGTCGTAATTCAGCGCTATGGCTTGGCGTGGTGTCGTATCGTTCATGCGGTTTCGTCCACCCAGCGTTGTTCCATCCGTGTGCGTGGCCCCTGCGGCGGGATGCCCGGGTGGCACTCCAGGTCGCCGACTTCCAGGCCCCGGGCCAGCAGGCGCGCGCGCAGCGCGCCAAGCTGGGTGTCGATCAACCGCGCGGTCTGCTCGCGCTCCGCCCATAGCTGCCCGCTCAGGCGGCCCTCGCTCAGTTGTGCCTGCACTTGCAGGGGGCCGAGCGGGGACAGGTCGAAGGCCAGCTCGATGCGCCACAGGGCTTGTCGAGGGTCTTGGGCTTCATGTTGGCGGTCGGCCTGTTGTTGTGGGGTTTCTTCGCGCTGCAGTTTGACTTGCAGCGGGATGAAGTCCTGGCCGTGGCGGATCGGCACTTCAGTTTGCCAGGTGGTCTGCAGGTTGCCGTTTTCCAGCGTGCCGGTTTGTTGCAGGCTGCTCATGGCGTGGCTCTGCAAGCGTGAAACGGCAGCGGCAGCCAGGCGCAGCAGCTGTTGCAGGTCGCCTTCCTCTTCCAGGGCCTTGAGCAGGCGCGACGGTAATGGGAACGCGCCCGGCTGCGGCTTGGGGCTGACCCGCTCGAGCATGCCCAGTGCGCTGCGCGCCAAAGCCGGCATAGTCACGGCCAGGCTGGCGGGGTTGAGATTGGCAGTGCTTGCCGGGAGGGCAGGGGCCTGGGCCATCAGCCGCAGCAAATGCGCCTTGAGGTCGGTGGCGACGCTGGCGGTGGACCCACTCAGCAGCTTCGCTTCGAGAAAGCTGCCGCTGTTGTTCAGGGCCTGGGCCACTGCCTTGGCGTCGCCCAGTTGTCGGGCGTCCGGCAGGCTTGCCAGCAGGCGTTCGGCGCTGGCGCGCAGGTCGCCATCGACGCCTGGGTCGCGGGTGAGCTGTTGCAGGGCGTTGAGCAGGCCGGGTAGCGAGGCTTGGCGGTTTTGCTGGGTCAGCAGCTGTTGGGCAATGCTGAGTTGGTCCTGCCTGCCGCTGAGCGGCACGAAG encodes:
- a CDS encoding dermonecrotic toxin domain-containing protein; translated protein: MIDSRINAKGVQFVVDHLANIPRPDREAHRLIRQWLAGQGVHIDPDRVDVVTLHYRPDDQGYVAAVQQTQSMTQALLGNWQGESDNNLIGALFANPWAGTFPQGPLKLVDRLPTLGFGHQGAAFEVYNGLFQRSSPARYDASTHIQVPAEAFQRFIEALDFHQPFKAMLDAYWQEHQDTHRLASKLNFIAACNAQVSQGRLSNAARELAWQAAGMMPQRFKIRVSTLSIYGYAATDLLYINAPHSDLTLLYMPGNSSPLLEFASENLLKDWVGDQCKDPARREALKQHFRLADRPQGLDFSGLDTALEGLGDYPDRHRLPPEHGYFNDDGVWPPRTYVNYKPGKYNPKLTGDMFAALTERQRQRSYDDADFVITTDSQVTKAKWRGYLTNTLNLLAPLCLVVPGLAPLLALGGIAQLGLGLDQVINGHSLKAKQEGVGDIAWGLFNAVPLATEGTAGIKALFEFKSDGFVMPREVNGQLGYPLSPTSPPRLPEPEGAEYFHHHEPITPLDEGDPAVAGAVIRLPHYDGELDDLECSIETYNARVVYDLEHDAFIIKETVNEVEPQAYIAVPGSRDLVALDRQRPVTDSMRTRTLRALGVDLPLPVTIPTPAPDSAPIPKLISSLWVGDKVISEPLLANLAANAARLSDSEYSMRLFLSKASPTAYEQNARLLAARAPGLQVLPLEEQGFFRAFCQSRYYAQYEAALDGNGGIATNYASATDVLRYRMLHHEGGLYMDVDDFLLPDGKGETIDQVELRTPPDGLLLPPPMSNEKMSMNCLYNTSLIGSHPGNPLLDAISDEMLARFQTHADFYESRPSLEQDPSGFYRYANTLSYLTGPALLTEVVDRHLPGLRTLRQIINLHTMPRVNTYPFINPSQANTALKQLLPLNRFAGVGGNHSWVRN
- a CDS encoding EscU/YscU/HrcU family type III secretion system export apparatus switch protein, which produces MNDTTPRQAIALNYDGHQAPTLTAKGDEDLAEAILALAREHEVPIYENAELVRLLARLELGEQIPEALYLTIAEIIAFAWHLRGKVPAGFDDPGPAERDITPPLPPLPGTGQ
- a CDS encoding flagellar hook-length control protein FliK, which produces MTEINSLGAQTAINSQAMKAGMTGDLLRLIQAQPGLLAPGETAQAEVLSLRQTGQDFQLVLRLMQANGVQTQLQANASQPLPQGSQITVSQTESNRLAIMLQQASASQVATLTQLDTSKVPVGTLLQGKVLTNQLLAQAPGQPAVYRALVSLLNSNQAGATLSIDSPRPLVIGSLLSALVQGDQSLRFVPLSGRQDQLSIAQQLLTQQNRQASLPGLLNALQQLTRDPGVDGDLRASAERLLASLPDARQLGDAKAVAQALNNSGSFLEAKLLSGSTASVATDLKAHLLRLMAQAPALPASTANLNPASLAVTMPALARSALGMLERVSPKPQPGAFPLPSRLLKALEEEGDLQQLLRLAAAAVSRLQSHAMSSLQQTGTLENGNLQTTWQTEVPIRHGQDFIPLQVKLQREETPQQQADRQHEAQDPRQALWRIELAFDLSPLGPLQVQAQLSEGRLSGQLWAEREQTARLIDTQLGALRARLLARGLEVGDLECHPGIPPQGPRTRMEQRWVDETA